Proteins from one Streptomyces genisteinicus genomic window:
- a CDS encoding PP2C family protein-serine/threonine phosphatase, with translation MPVPVPRQRTAPVAETAPGGTTGGDLTLLVIEDDPAGTLSVPDLLDASGTRVRIRTARNLTEAERLLTDDVHCVLVDLALPGRTQDEELGALKHVLRLAPRHAVLALTASGDNELAAEAVRVGAQDHLVREELDARLLSRAVRYAVERKRADAAQVKLAESRLRAQENARLERGLLPTPLLEGSDLRFAARYRPGRSRALLGGDFYDTVRTPDGTVHAMIGDVCGHGPDEAALGVELRIAWRALTFAGLCGDELLSTLQRVLEHERESDEIFATLCTVDITPDGRRAGLCLAGHPAPLIARHGRAAQLLPYEDGGPALGLLPRARWPRRQVELGGVWSLMMYTDGLIEGRQGPETRQRLGQEGMLAMVDRQLAAGLEGEALLEAAVGEVREMNGGDLTDDVAVLLLSRHAKRA, from the coding sequence ATGCCCGTACCCGTACCGCGACAGAGGACCGCCCCCGTCGCGGAGACCGCCCCTGGCGGGACGACCGGAGGCGATCTGACGCTTCTGGTCATCGAGGACGACCCGGCGGGCACCCTCAGCGTCCCGGACCTCCTCGACGCCTCGGGAACCCGGGTCCGCATCCGCACCGCGCGCAACCTGACCGAGGCGGAGCGGCTGCTCACCGACGACGTGCACTGCGTGCTCGTCGACCTCGCCCTGCCCGGACGCACCCAGGACGAGGAGCTGGGCGCGCTCAAGCACGTCCTGCGCCTCGCGCCCCGGCACGCGGTGCTGGCCCTGACGGCCTCCGGTGACAACGAGCTGGCGGCCGAGGCGGTTCGCGTCGGCGCCCAGGACCACCTCGTCCGCGAGGAGCTCGACGCCCGGCTGCTCAGCCGCGCCGTCCGCTACGCCGTCGAACGCAAACGCGCCGACGCCGCCCAGGTGAAGCTGGCCGAGTCCCGGCTGCGTGCCCAGGAGAACGCCCGGCTGGAGCGCGGCCTGCTGCCCACTCCCCTGCTGGAGGGCTCCGATCTGCGCTTCGCCGCGCGCTACCGGCCCGGCCGCTCCCGCGCGCTGCTCGGCGGCGACTTCTACGACACCGTCCGCACCCCGGACGGCACCGTCCACGCCATGATCGGCGACGTCTGCGGTCACGGCCCGGACGAGGCCGCGCTCGGCGTGGAACTGCGCATCGCCTGGCGGGCGCTGACCTTCGCCGGACTCTGCGGCGACGAGTTGCTCTCCACCCTCCAGCGGGTGCTGGAGCACGAGCGGGAGAGCGACGAGATCTTCGCGACGCTCTGCACCGTCGACATCACCCCCGACGGCCGGCGGGCGGGCCTGTGCCTGGCGGGCCACCCCGCTCCGCTGATCGCCCGCCACGGCCGCGCCGCCCAGCTGCTGCCGTACGAGGACGGCGGCCCCGCGCTGGGCCTGCTGCCGCGTGCCCGCTGGCCGCGCCGGCAGGTGGAACTGGGCGGTGTGTGGAGCCTGATGATGTACACCGACGGTCTGATCGAGGGCCGCCAGGGCCCGGAGACCCGGCAGCGGCTCGGCCAGGAGGGCATGCTCGCGATGGTCGACCGGCAGCTCGCGGCGGGTCTGGAGGGCGAGGCCCTGCTGGAGGCGGCCGTCGGCGAGGTGCGCGAGATGAACGGCGGCGACCTGACGGACGACGTGGCGGTGCTGCTCCTCAGCCGGCACGCGAAGCGCGCCTGA
- a CDS encoding ATP-binding cassette domain-containing protein → MSRTTRTRTQPSPPHAADSHELIRVHGARENNLKDVSIEIPKRRLTVFTGVSGSGKSSLVFDTIAAESQRLINETYSAFVQGFMPSTARPEVDVLEGLTTAISVDQQRMGGDTRSTVGTATDANAMLRILFSRLGTPHIGPPSAYSFNTASVRAAGAITVERGNKKAVKATYERTGGMCTRCEGRGTVSDIDLTQLYDDSKSISEGAFTIPGWKSDNVWTVGLYAQSGFLDPDKPIRRFTKQEMQDFLYGEPTKVKVNGVNLTYEGLIPKIQKSFLSKDKEAMQPHIRAFVERAVTFTACPECEGTRLSEGARSSKIGTISIADACAMEIRDLAAWVRELDEPSVAPLLTALQGTLDSFVEIGLGYLALDRPAGTLSGGEAQRVKMIRHLGSSLTDITYVFDEPTIGLHPHDIQRMNDLLLRLRDKGNTVLVVEHKPEAIAIADHIVDLGPGAGTAGGTVCYEGTVEGLRASGTVTGRHLDDRASLKDAVRERTGSLEIRGADANNLKNVDVDIPLGVLCVLTGVAGSGKSSLVHQSIPAGEDVVAVDQSPIKGSRRSNPATYTGLLDPIRKAFAKANGVKPALFSANSEGACPTCNGAGVIYTDLAMMAGVATTCEDCEGKRFQPSVLEYRFGGRDISEVLAMSVTDAEEFFAAGDAATPAAHRILRRLVDVGLGYISLGQPLTTLSGGERQRLKLATHMGDKGGVYVLDEPTTGLHLADVEQLLGLLDRLVDSGKSVIVIEHHQAVMAHADWIIDLGPGAGHDGGSVVFEGTPADLVAGRSTVTGEHLAEYVGA, encoded by the coding sequence ATGAGCAGGACCACGAGGACGCGCACCCAGCCGTCCCCGCCGCACGCCGCCGACAGCCATGAACTGATCCGTGTGCACGGCGCCCGCGAGAACAACCTCAAGGACGTCAGCATCGAGATCCCGAAGCGCCGGCTGACGGTCTTCACCGGAGTCTCCGGTTCGGGCAAGAGCTCGCTGGTCTTCGACACGATCGCCGCCGAGTCGCAGCGGCTGATCAACGAGACGTACAGCGCGTTCGTGCAGGGGTTCATGCCGTCCACGGCCCGGCCCGAGGTCGACGTGCTCGAAGGGCTGACGACCGCGATCTCCGTCGACCAGCAGCGGATGGGCGGTGACACCCGCTCCACGGTCGGCACCGCCACCGACGCCAACGCCATGCTGCGCATCCTCTTCAGCCGGCTCGGCACGCCGCACATCGGCCCGCCCAGCGCGTACTCCTTCAACACCGCCTCCGTCCGGGCGGCCGGCGCGATCACCGTCGAGCGCGGCAACAAGAAGGCGGTCAAGGCGACGTACGAGCGCACGGGGGGCATGTGCACCCGCTGCGAGGGCCGCGGCACGGTCTCCGACATCGACCTCACCCAGCTCTACGACGACTCCAAGTCGATCTCCGAGGGCGCCTTCACCATCCCCGGCTGGAAGTCGGACAACGTCTGGACGGTCGGCCTCTACGCCCAGTCCGGCTTCCTCGACCCCGACAAGCCGATCCGCCGCTTCACCAAGCAGGAGATGCAGGACTTCCTCTACGGGGAGCCGACCAAGGTCAAGGTCAACGGCGTCAACCTCACCTACGAGGGCCTGATCCCCAAGATCCAGAAGTCCTTCCTGTCCAAGGACAAGGAGGCCATGCAGCCGCACATCCGGGCCTTCGTGGAACGCGCGGTCACCTTCACCGCATGCCCCGAGTGCGAGGGGACCCGGCTCAGCGAGGGCGCGCGCTCCTCCAAGATCGGCACCATCTCGATCGCCGACGCCTGCGCGATGGAGATCCGGGACCTGGCCGCCTGGGTCCGTGAGCTCGACGAGCCGTCCGTGGCGCCCCTGCTCACCGCCCTCCAGGGCACGCTCGACTCGTTCGTCGAGATCGGCCTCGGCTACCTCGCGCTGGACCGGCCCGCGGGCACGCTGTCGGGCGGCGAGGCCCAGCGCGTCAAGATGATCCGTCACCTCGGGTCCTCGCTGACCGACATCACCTACGTCTTCGACGAGCCGACCATCGGTCTCCACCCGCACGACATCCAGCGCATGAACGACCTGCTGCTGCGCCTGCGCGACAAGGGCAACACCGTGCTCGTGGTGGAGCACAAGCCCGAGGCCATCGCGATCGCCGACCACATCGTCGACCTCGGCCCCGGCGCGGGCACGGCGGGCGGCACCGTCTGCTACGAGGGCACCGTCGAGGGCCTGCGGGCCAGCGGCACCGTCACCGGCCGGCACCTGGACGACCGCGCCTCCCTCAAGGACGCCGTGCGCGAGCGCACCGGCTCCCTGGAGATCCGCGGCGCCGACGCCAACAACCTGAAGAACGTCGACGTCGACATCCCGCTGGGCGTGCTCTGCGTCCTCACGGGGGTCGCCGGTTCGGGCAAGAGCTCGCTCGTGCACCAGTCGATTCCGGCGGGCGAGGACGTGGTGGCGGTCGACCAGAGCCCCATCAAGGGGTCGCGGCGGAGCAACCCGGCGACGTACACCGGGCTGCTCGACCCGATCCGCAAGGCGTTCGCCAAGGCCAACGGGGTCAAGCCGGCCCTGTTCAGCGCCAACTCCGAGGGCGCCTGCCCCACCTGCAACGGCGCCGGCGTCATCTACACGGACCTGGCGATGATGGCCGGGGTGGCCACCACCTGCGAGGACTGCGAGGGCAAGCGGTTCCAGCCCTCGGTGCTGGAGTACCGCTTCGGCGGCCGCGACATCAGCGAGGTGCTCGCGATGTCGGTGACCGATGCGGAGGAGTTCTTCGCCGCCGGCGACGCGGCCACCCCGGCCGCGCACCGCATCCTCCGGCGGCTGGTCGACGTCGGCCTCGGCTACATCAGCCTGGGCCAGCCCCTCACCACGCTCTCCGGCGGCGAGCGCCAGCGCCTCAAGCTGGCGACGCACATGGGGGACAAGGGCGGGGTCTACGTCCTGGACGAGCCGACCACCGGGCTGCACCTGGCCGACGTGGAGCAGCTCCTCGGCCTCCTGGACCGCCTGGTCGACTCCGGGAAGTCCGTCATCGTCATCGAGCACCACCAGGCGGTCATGGCGCACGCCGACTGGATCATCGACCTCGGTCCGGGCGCGGGCCACGACGGCGGCAGCGTCGTCTTCGAGGGCACCCCGGCCGACCTGGTCGCCGGCCGCTCCACCGTGACCGGCGAGCATCTCGCGGAGTACGTCGGGGCCTGA
- a CDS encoding helix-turn-helix domain-containing protein: protein MASLNVGNLGDYLREQRRNAQLSLRQLADAAGVSNPYLSQIERGLRKPSAEVLQQVAKALRISAETLYVRAGILDEQERDPLETRAVILADPSINERQKQVLLQIYESFRKENGLGSAAGAEDTTEDTAEDGPRTAGEGDAEPKST from the coding sequence ATGGCATCGCTCAACGTCGGCAATCTCGGTGACTACCTCCGCGAGCAGCGGCGCAACGCGCAGCTGTCGCTGCGGCAGCTCGCCGACGCCGCCGGGGTGTCCAATCCGTATCTGAGCCAGATCGAGCGCGGGCTGCGCAAGCCCAGCGCCGAAGTGCTCCAGCAGGTCGCCAAGGCCCTGCGGATCTCGGCCGAGACCCTCTACGTCCGGGCCGGGATCCTCGACGAGCAGGAGCGCGACCCGCTGGAGACGCGGGCGGTCATACTCGCCGACCCGTCGATCAACGAGCGCCAGAAGCAGGTGCTGCTGCAGATCTACGAGTCCTTCCGCAAGGAGAACGGGCTCGGATCCGCGGCCGGCGCCGAGGACACCACCGAGGACACCGCCGAGGACGGCCCCCGCACGGCCGGCGAGGGCGATGCCGAACCGAAGTCGACCTGA
- a CDS encoding VOC family protein, translated as MDISIHASFLPQDDPEAALAFYRDTLGFEVRGDVGYEGMRWITVGPAGQPGVSIVLHPPGVDPGVTDDERRVIAEMMAKGTYGSILLSTADIDGTFERLQATDAEVVQEPTDQPYGVRDCAFRDPAGNMVRIQQQQR; from the coding sequence ATGGACATCAGCATTCACGCCAGTTTCCTGCCGCAGGACGACCCGGAGGCCGCCCTCGCGTTCTACCGCGACACGCTCGGCTTCGAGGTCCGGGGCGACGTCGGCTACGAGGGCATGCGCTGGATCACGGTCGGTCCGGCGGGGCAGCCGGGCGTCTCCATCGTGCTGCACCCCCCGGGCGTCGACCCCGGTGTCACCGACGACGAACGCCGGGTCATCGCCGAGATGATGGCCAAGGGCACCTACGGCAGCATCCTGCTCTCCACGGCCGACATCGACGGCACCTTCGAACGTCTGCAGGCCACTGACGCGGAAGTCGTGCAGGAGCCGACCGACCAGCCGTACGGTGTGCGCGACTGCGCCTTCCGCGACCCCGCGGGCAACATGGTCCGCATCCAGCAGCAGCAGCGCTGA
- a CDS encoding helix-turn-helix transcriptional regulator has translation MTSRPTPAQHRRDLVLLRRVRDRIDREYAQPLNVEALARAVNMSAGHLSRQFRQAYGESPYSYLMTRRIERAMALLRRGDLSVTDVCFTVGCSSLGTFSTRFTELVGVPPSVYRRQAEQATAGMPPCVAKQVTRPVRNREAPPS, from the coding sequence GTGACCAGCAGACCCACCCCGGCCCAGCACCGGCGCGACCTCGTGCTGCTGCGCCGCGTCCGCGACCGGATCGACCGGGAGTACGCGCAGCCGCTGAACGTCGAGGCCCTCGCCCGCGCCGTGAACATGTCCGCCGGGCACCTCAGCCGCCAGTTCCGGCAGGCGTACGGCGAGTCGCCGTACTCGTACCTCATGACCCGGCGCATCGAACGCGCCATGGCACTGCTGCGACGCGGCGACCTGAGCGTCACCGACGTCTGCTTCACCGTGGGCTGCTCCTCGCTGGGCACCTTCAGCACCCGCTTCACGGAGCTGGTCGGGGTCCCCCCGAGCGTCTACCGGCGGCAGGCCGAACAGGCCACGGCGGGGATGCCTCCGTGCGTGGCGAAGCAGGTCACCCGACCGGTCAGGAATCGAGAAGCGCCGCCCTCCTGA
- a CDS encoding DUF2516 family protein, whose translation MLADNFDFGLWMITKLVFVVTSLTALVMAAVAREDAYRAAGKKTKSFWLIILGLAAVVNLVPWLSMLFLSIAGLIAAIVFFVDVRPALQQVSGGGRRRGGSSSDGPYGPYNGGR comes from the coding sequence ATGTTGGCTGACAATTTCGACTTCGGGCTGTGGATGATCACCAAGCTGGTGTTCGTCGTGACCTCGCTGACCGCGCTGGTCATGGCGGCGGTGGCCCGTGAGGACGCCTACCGCGCCGCAGGCAAGAAGACGAAGTCCTTCTGGCTGATCATCCTCGGCCTCGCCGCCGTGGTGAACCTCGTGCCGTGGCTCTCGATGCTGTTCCTGTCGATCGCCGGTCTGATCGCCGCCATCGTCTTCTTCGTGGACGTGCGGCCCGCCCTCCAGCAGGTCTCGGGCGGCGGCCGGCGCCGCGGCGGATCGAGCAGCGACGGACCCTACGGCCCGTACAACGGCGGCCGCTAG